A window of the Brassica napus cultivar Da-Ae chromosome C5, Da-Ae, whole genome shotgun sequence genome harbors these coding sequences:
- the LOC106363296 gene encoding organic cation/carnitine transporter 6-like — translation MQGNDEEAINVLKSMSSKNKPYLESLVCQLPLVQETAEELPRYSIKDFFFRKWAFRRIVVVMIILFGLGISYYGVPLTVRDIDVNIYLSETLNAVVELPTFVITPILLERFNRRSSVLVNTLLGGASGVLCFILSLLGKTSIAFAFELGTFFCARIGFNLMAVYMVEMFPTCVRSSATMMFRQALVVGGACCPLIASIGRDLPSVSFAIFGVAMSGFGLFVLILPETKGSSLCDTMEEQEKRDQTINTSHC, via the coding sequence ATGCaaggaaacgacgaagaagctattAATGTTCTCAAAAGCATGTCATCCAAGAACAAACCCTACTTGGAGTCTTTAGTTTGTCAGTTACCCCTGGTACAAGAAACCGCTGAGGAACTACCTCGGTACTCGATTAAGGACTTCTTCTTCCGAAAGTGGGCTTTTCGGAGGATAGTAGTTGTCATGATCATATTGTTTGGGTTGGGAATATCATACTATGGAGTTCCATTAACAGTTAGAGACATAGACGTGAACATATACTTGAGCGAAACCCTAAACGCAGTGGTGGAGTTGCCTACTTTCGTTATCACTCCGATCTTATTAGAGAGGTTCAACAGAAGAAGCTCTGTTCTAGTGAATACATTACTCGGTGGAGCCTCGGGAGTGCTATGTTTCATTCTCAGCCTTCTAGGAAAAACAAGCATTGCGTTTGCGTTTGAACTAGGGACATTTTTCTGTGCAAGAATCGGATTCAACCTAATGGCGGTTTATATGGTTGAAATGTTTCCGACATGTGTGAGAAGTTCCGCAACAATGATGTTTAGACAGGCTCTTGTTGTTGGAGGAGCTTGCTGTCCGCTCATTGCTTCCATTGGGAGAGATCTACCATCAGTATCCTTTGCGATTTTCGGAGTTGCCATGTCGGGTTTTGGATTGTTCGTTTTGATTCTACCCGAGACAAAAGGTTCAAGCCTCTGCGATACAATGgaagaacaagagaagagagatcAAACCATAAACACTAGCCATTGTTGA